A single Antechinus flavipes isolate AdamAnt ecotype Samford, QLD, Australia chromosome 5, AdamAnt_v2, whole genome shotgun sequence DNA region contains:
- the ING4 gene encoding inhibitor of growth protein 4 isoform X4 codes for MAAGMYLEHYLDSIENLPFELQRNFQLMRDLDQRTEDLKAEIDKLATEYMSSARSLNSEEKLALLKQIQEAYGKCKEFGDDKVQLAMQTYEMVDKHIRRLDTDLARFEADLKEKQIESSDYDSSSSKGKKSRVQKEKKAARARSKGKNSDEEAPKAAQKKLKFVRTSPEYGMPSVTFGSVHPSDVLDMPVDPNEPTYCLCHQVSYGEMIGCDNPDCSIEWFHFACVGLTTKPRGKWFCPRCSQERKKK; via the exons ATGGCGGCGGGAATGTACTTGGAGCATTATCTGGACA GTATTGAAAACCTCCCCTTTGAGCTCCAGAGAAACTTCCAGCTCATGCGGGACCTAGACCAGAGAACAGAGG ACCTGAAAGCAGAAATTGACAAGCTGGCCACTGAATATATGAGTAGCGCCCGCAGCCTCAACTCAGAGGAAAAGCTGGCATTACTTAAGCAGATCCAGGAAGCCTACGGCAAATGCAAGGAATTTGGGGATGACAAGGTGCAGCTCGCCATGCAGACCTATGAGATG GTGGATAAGCATATTCGAAGACTGGACACAGATCTAGCCCGTTTTGAGGCTGATCTAAAAGAGAAACAGATTGAGTCAAGTGACTATGACAGCTCTtccagcaaaggaaaaaaga GCCGGGTTCAGAAGGAGAAGAAAGCTGCCCGTGCTCGTTCTAAGGGTAAGAATTCAGATGAGGAGGCTCCCAAGGCTGCCCAGAAGAAGCTGAAATTTGTGCGCAC aagcCCTGAATATGGTATGCCCTCAGTGACTTTTGGCAGTGTCCACCCTTCAGATGTGTTGGATATGCCAGTGGATCCCAATGAACCTACCTACTGCCTTTGCCACCAAGTTTCCTATGGGGAGATGATTGGCTGTGACAACCCTGAT TGTTCCATTGAGTGGTTCCACTTTGCCTGTGTTGGATTAACAACCAAGCCTCGAGGGAAATG
- the ING4 gene encoding inhibitor of growth protein 4 isoform X1 produces MNHRTKLKIYRALVLPSSRPGPVVVNSIHLMSSFNELYQGTNGKPGSSIINLKAEIDKLATEYMSSARSLNSEEKLALLKQIQEAYGKCKEFGDDKVQLAMQTYEMVDKHIRRLDTDLARFEADLKEKQIESSDYDSSSSKGKKKGRVQKEKKAARARSKGKNSDEEAPKAAQKKLKFVRTSPEYGMPSVTFGSVHPSDVLDMPVDPNEPTYCLCHQVSYGEMIGCDNPDCSIEWFHFACVGLTTKPRGKWFCPRCSQERKKK; encoded by the exons ATGAATCACCGtaccaaactgaagatctacagagCACTGGTTCTGCCCAGTTCAAGACCCGGACCTGTTGTAGTCAACTCAATCCATCTCATGAGCAGTTTCAATGAGCTCTACCAAGGAACAAATGGCAAACCAGGATCATCAATAATAA ACCTGAAAGCAGAAATTGACAAGCTGGCCACTGAATATATGAGTAGCGCCCGCAGCCTCAACTCAGAGGAAAAGCTGGCATTACTTAAGCAGATCCAGGAAGCCTACGGCAAATGCAAGGAATTTGGGGATGACAAGGTGCAGCTCGCCATGCAGACCTATGAGATG GTGGATAAGCATATTCGAAGACTGGACACAGATCTAGCCCGTTTTGAGGCTGATCTAAAAGAGAAACAGATTGAGTCAAGTGACTATGACAGCTCTtccagcaaaggaaaaaaga AAGGCCGGGTTCAGAAGGAGAAGAAAGCTGCCCGTGCTCGTTCTAAGGGTAAGAATTCAGATGAGGAGGCTCCCAAGGCTGCCCAGAAGAAGCTGAAATTTGTGCGCAC aagcCCTGAATATGGTATGCCCTCAGTGACTTTTGGCAGTGTCCACCCTTCAGATGTGTTGGATATGCCAGTGGATCCCAATGAACCTACCTACTGCCTTTGCCACCAAGTTTCCTATGGGGAGATGATTGGCTGTGACAACCCTGAT TGTTCCATTGAGTGGTTCCACTTTGCCTGTGTTGGATTAACAACCAAGCCTCGAGGGAAATG
- the ING4 gene encoding inhibitor of growth protein 4 isoform X5: MRDLDQRTEDLKAEIDKLATEYMSSARSLNSEEKLALLKQIQEAYGKCKEFGDDKVQLAMQTYEMVDKHIRRLDTDLARFEADLKEKQIESSDYDSSSSKGKKKGRVQKEKKAARARSKGKNSDEEAPKAAQKKLKFVRTSPEYGMPSVTFGSVHPSDVLDMPVDPNEPTYCLCHQVSYGEMIGCDNPDCSIEWFHFACVGLTTKPRGKWFCPRCSQERKKK, translated from the exons ATGCGGGACCTAGACCAGAGAACAGAGG ACCTGAAAGCAGAAATTGACAAGCTGGCCACTGAATATATGAGTAGCGCCCGCAGCCTCAACTCAGAGGAAAAGCTGGCATTACTTAAGCAGATCCAGGAAGCCTACGGCAAATGCAAGGAATTTGGGGATGACAAGGTGCAGCTCGCCATGCAGACCTATGAGATG GTGGATAAGCATATTCGAAGACTGGACACAGATCTAGCCCGTTTTGAGGCTGATCTAAAAGAGAAACAGATTGAGTCAAGTGACTATGACAGCTCTtccagcaaaggaaaaaaga AAGGCCGGGTTCAGAAGGAGAAGAAAGCTGCCCGTGCTCGTTCTAAGGGTAAGAATTCAGATGAGGAGGCTCCCAAGGCTGCCCAGAAGAAGCTGAAATTTGTGCGCAC aagcCCTGAATATGGTATGCCCTCAGTGACTTTTGGCAGTGTCCACCCTTCAGATGTGTTGGATATGCCAGTGGATCCCAATGAACCTACCTACTGCCTTTGCCACCAAGTTTCCTATGGGGAGATGATTGGCTGTGACAACCCTGAT TGTTCCATTGAGTGGTTCCACTTTGCCTGTGTTGGATTAACAACCAAGCCTCGAGGGAAATG
- the ING4 gene encoding inhibitor of growth protein 4 isoform X2, protein MNHRTKLKIYRALVLPSSRPGPVVVNSIHLMSSFNELYQGTNGKPGSSIINLKAEIDKLATEYMSSARSLNSEEKLALLKQIQEAYGKCKEFGDDKVQLAMQTYEMVDKHIRRLDTDLARFEADLKEKQIESSDYDSSSSKGKKSRVQKEKKAARARSKGKNSDEEAPKAAQKKLKFVRTSPEYGMPSVTFGSVHPSDVLDMPVDPNEPTYCLCHQVSYGEMIGCDNPDCSIEWFHFACVGLTTKPRGKWFCPRCSQERKKK, encoded by the exons ATGAATCACCGtaccaaactgaagatctacagagCACTGGTTCTGCCCAGTTCAAGACCCGGACCTGTTGTAGTCAACTCAATCCATCTCATGAGCAGTTTCAATGAGCTCTACCAAGGAACAAATGGCAAACCAGGATCATCAATAATAA ACCTGAAAGCAGAAATTGACAAGCTGGCCACTGAATATATGAGTAGCGCCCGCAGCCTCAACTCAGAGGAAAAGCTGGCATTACTTAAGCAGATCCAGGAAGCCTACGGCAAATGCAAGGAATTTGGGGATGACAAGGTGCAGCTCGCCATGCAGACCTATGAGATG GTGGATAAGCATATTCGAAGACTGGACACAGATCTAGCCCGTTTTGAGGCTGATCTAAAAGAGAAACAGATTGAGTCAAGTGACTATGACAGCTCTtccagcaaaggaaaaaaga GCCGGGTTCAGAAGGAGAAGAAAGCTGCCCGTGCTCGTTCTAAGGGTAAGAATTCAGATGAGGAGGCTCCCAAGGCTGCCCAGAAGAAGCTGAAATTTGTGCGCAC aagcCCTGAATATGGTATGCCCTCAGTGACTTTTGGCAGTGTCCACCCTTCAGATGTGTTGGATATGCCAGTGGATCCCAATGAACCTACCTACTGCCTTTGCCACCAAGTTTCCTATGGGGAGATGATTGGCTGTGACAACCCTGAT TGTTCCATTGAGTGGTTCCACTTTGCCTGTGTTGGATTAACAACCAAGCCTCGAGGGAAATG
- the ING4 gene encoding inhibitor of growth protein 4 isoform X3, producing MAAGMYLEHYLDSIENLPFELQRNFQLMRDLDQRTEDLKAEIDKLATEYMSSARSLNSEEKLALLKQIQEAYGKCKEFGDDKVQLAMQTYEMVDKHIRRLDTDLARFEADLKEKQIESSDYDSSSSKGKKKGRVQKEKKAARARSKGKNSDEEAPKAAQKKLKFVRTSPEYGMPSVTFGSVHPSDVLDMPVDPNEPTYCLCHQVSYGEMIGCDNPDCSIEWFHFACVGLTTKPRGKWFCPRCSQERKKK from the exons ATGGCGGCGGGAATGTACTTGGAGCATTATCTGGACA GTATTGAAAACCTCCCCTTTGAGCTCCAGAGAAACTTCCAGCTCATGCGGGACCTAGACCAGAGAACAGAGG ACCTGAAAGCAGAAATTGACAAGCTGGCCACTGAATATATGAGTAGCGCCCGCAGCCTCAACTCAGAGGAAAAGCTGGCATTACTTAAGCAGATCCAGGAAGCCTACGGCAAATGCAAGGAATTTGGGGATGACAAGGTGCAGCTCGCCATGCAGACCTATGAGATG GTGGATAAGCATATTCGAAGACTGGACACAGATCTAGCCCGTTTTGAGGCTGATCTAAAAGAGAAACAGATTGAGTCAAGTGACTATGACAGCTCTtccagcaaaggaaaaaaga AAGGCCGGGTTCAGAAGGAGAAGAAAGCTGCCCGTGCTCGTTCTAAGGGTAAGAATTCAGATGAGGAGGCTCCCAAGGCTGCCCAGAAGAAGCTGAAATTTGTGCGCAC aagcCCTGAATATGGTATGCCCTCAGTGACTTTTGGCAGTGTCCACCCTTCAGATGTGTTGGATATGCCAGTGGATCCCAATGAACCTACCTACTGCCTTTGCCACCAAGTTTCCTATGGGGAGATGATTGGCTGTGACAACCCTGAT TGTTCCATTGAGTGGTTCCACTTTGCCTGTGTTGGATTAACAACCAAGCCTCGAGGGAAATG
- the ING4 gene encoding inhibitor of growth protein 4 isoform X6: protein MSSARSLNSEEKLALLKQIQEAYGKCKEFGDDKVQLAMQTYEMVDKHIRRLDTDLARFEADLKEKQIESSDYDSSSSKGKKKGRVQKEKKAARARSKGKNSDEEAPKAAQKKLKFVRTSPEYGMPSVTFGSVHPSDVLDMPVDPNEPTYCLCHQVSYGEMIGCDNPDCSIEWFHFACVGLTTKPRGKWFCPRCSQERKKK from the exons ATGAGTAGCGCCCGCAGCCTCAACTCAGAGGAAAAGCTGGCATTACTTAAGCAGATCCAGGAAGCCTACGGCAAATGCAAGGAATTTGGGGATGACAAGGTGCAGCTCGCCATGCAGACCTATGAGATG GTGGATAAGCATATTCGAAGACTGGACACAGATCTAGCCCGTTTTGAGGCTGATCTAAAAGAGAAACAGATTGAGTCAAGTGACTATGACAGCTCTtccagcaaaggaaaaaaga AAGGCCGGGTTCAGAAGGAGAAGAAAGCTGCCCGTGCTCGTTCTAAGGGTAAGAATTCAGATGAGGAGGCTCCCAAGGCTGCCCAGAAGAAGCTGAAATTTGTGCGCAC aagcCCTGAATATGGTATGCCCTCAGTGACTTTTGGCAGTGTCCACCCTTCAGATGTGTTGGATATGCCAGTGGATCCCAATGAACCTACCTACTGCCTTTGCCACCAAGTTTCCTATGGGGAGATGATTGGCTGTGACAACCCTGAT TGTTCCATTGAGTGGTTCCACTTTGCCTGTGTTGGATTAACAACCAAGCCTCGAGGGAAATG